TGCCCGGCGTGAAAGCGCACGACGTGGCCGGGGAGCAGGTCGTCGACAAGCAGCTTCGGCTCGATCGGCCGCTGCCGTGCGGCTACCATCGTGCCCGGATCGAGCTAGCTGACCGGCCGTGGGAAACGCTCATTCTCTGCCCGCCCAGGCGGAGCTTTCAGCTCGAGGGGCGTTCATGGGGCCTTTTTGCACCCGTGTACGCTCTGCGCGGGGATCGGAGCCTCGGAGCGGGTGACCTGAGCGATCTCGAAGCCATCTTGGACTGGCTTGCCACGCTCGGAGGCCAGGTGCTCGGCACGCTTCCCCTACTTGCCACGTTCCTCGATGAGCCCTTCGACCCGAGCCCGTACGCGCCGGTAAGCCGGATGTTCTGGAACGAATTCTACCTCGACCTCCACAAGCTGCTCGAGACCGCGGAAGCACGTGCGGCCCGCTCTGCAGTCAAATCCGAAGTGTTCATGCGCAAAGTGGATGCTCTGCGCGCGCAGCCTCTGGTCGACTATCGTCGCCAGATGGCGCTCAAGCGCAGCGTGCTCGGCGAGCTTGCGCGCGCAGCCTTTGTGGAAAATGGTGTCGCCAAAGAATCGCTCGACGCCTTCATCCGCGCCAAGCCTGCGCTGCGGGACTATGCCGAGTTTCGAGCGGCAACCGACCTTTCGCGCAAGCCGTGGCAGCTATGGCCCGAGCCTCAACGCTCCGGCCGGCTGGCCAGCGCCGATTACCGCGAGGCCGACGTCCAGTATCACCTGTATGTTCAGTGGCGCTCTTTCCAGCAGATGCAGGCCCTCGGTGACAGAGCCCGCTCGCTGGGGGTCGGGCTGTACCTCGATTTGCCGCTCGGAGTACACGACGCCGGCTACGACACGTGGCGCGAGCGCGACGCGTTTCTGCAAGGCTGCTCGCTGGGCGCCCCGCCCGACGTGGTGTTCACCGCGGGTCAACATTGGGGCATCACCCCGCTCGACCCGGGCGGCCTCAGGAGACAGGGCTACCGGTATTTCATCGAGTGCATTCGTCATCACATGCGCTGTGCGGGTGCGCTCCGCATCGACCACGTGATGGGACTGCATCGCGCGTACTGTATCCCGGAGGGCATGCCTGCCAGCGAGGGCGTGTTTGTCCGCTACCGTCCCGAAGAGCTCTACGCCGTGCTGGCCATCGAATCGATGCGGCACCGTACCCTGGTGGTCGGAGAAGATCTCGGCACGGTGCCGGCGCAGGTCCGACACAGCATGAAACAAGCCGGCGTGCACCGCATGCACGTGCTGCAGTACGAGCTGGAAGGCAGCCAGCGCGATCCCCTCGAGCAAGTCCCACCGGCGGTTGTCGCGAGCATCAACACCCACGACATGGTGCCGTTCGCGAGCTGGTGGCAGGGCTCGGACATCGAGGATCGAGTTTCAAGACATCTCATCGCACCAGGCCAAGCCATGGACGTCTACGAGGAGCGGGCCCAGGCCCGCATCGTGTTGATGCAGAGGCTAGGGCTTGCCGCCTCGACCCAAGAGCGGAACCAGTTGTTCGAAGTCCTAGCGGCGATTCTCGTGAGGTACGCCTCGAGCCCCGCGCAGGTGCTGCTCGTAAACCTGGAAGACCTCTGGCTCGAGCGCGAGCCCCAAAACGTGCCGGCCACGGCCGAGGAGCGACCCAACTGGCGCAGGAAACTCCAACTCACGCTACCGGAGATCAAACAAAGACACGAGCTGATCCGGCTGCTGGAGCGGATCGACGCGGCAAGAGCTGTTACGGATGGCGCCGGTTGAGCGCCAGATCTATCGAACGCAGCCGCGCCCGCGGGTCTGGAGATCGCTCGGCGCTTAGGTTAGCGTGACCTCATGAAGGCTTCGTGGATCGCAATCGTCTGGCCATTGCTGTTAGCAGCCGGCTGCGGGACGCGCTCCACACCCAGCGGCTCGCTGCCAGCGCGCTCGAACGCGACTCGGCCGCCGGCACCCGTGCGATCCGCGCCATCTGCCGTTCATGCGAGCTCGTCAAGCAGGGCAACGCCTCGGCCGCCCGAAGTCCCGCTGAACACAGGGCGGGACACCGATCCAAACCTATGGTTGGAGGAAATCACCGGCCAAAAAGCGCTGGCATGGGTGCGGACACACAACGAGCGTTCGCAAGCTGAGCTCGAGGCCGAGCCCGGCTTCGAGCCCTTGCGCAAGCGCGTACTCGCCATCTTGGACTCGTCGGACAAGATCCCGTGGGTCAGGAAACGGGGACGCCACTACTACAACTTCTGGCGTGATGCGGACCACCCCAAGGGGCTGTGGCGGCGCGTTTCAAGCCTTCGGGCGTATCGAAAGGGCAAGCCCAGGTGGCAGACCGTGCTCGACGTGGACGCGCTCGCCGACAAGGAAGGGGAGTCTTGGGTCTGGAAGGGCGCCGTGTGCCTCTACCCCAAACGCACCCGCTGCCTCGTACGCCTGTCGCGAGGTGGGGCAGACGCCACCGTTGTCCGGGAGTTCGACACCATCCGCAGAGCGTTCGTGAAGAACGGCTTCTATTTGCCCGAGGCCAAGTCCCACGTAGCCTGGCGGGATCGCAACACGCTTTACGTGGGAACGGACTTCGGTCCGGGCTCGATGACCGACTCGGGCTATCCACGGCAGGTCAAGCTCTGGAAACGCGGAACGCCGCTGAGCGCGGCCAAGCCCATCTTCGAGGGGAAGCGTAGCGACGTGACCGTGGGAGCGTACCGATCTTGGGACCATGGCCACGTGCGCGACTTCGTGTACCGCAACGTGACCTTCTACAGCTCACAGCATTTCCTGCTCGAGCAAGATGGGCTCGTACGCATCGAAGTTCCGGACTCGGCCATGATCGACACCTGGGATGATCAGCTGCTGGTGACTCTGCGCGACGACTGGAAGCTCGAGGACCGGACGTGGTCCAAGGGCTCGCTGCTCGCGACCAACCTTTCGGCTTTCCTGGACGGGCGACGGGGGTTCACAGCCTTGTTCACGCCGGAACCAACCAAGTCGCTGGAGGATGTCACACGGCTCAAGACAGCCCTGATCGTCAACGAGCTGGAGCACGTCAAAAGCCGGCTCTGGATCTGGACGCTGAAAGGCAAGCGCTGGCGGCGGCGCCCACTCGAAGGGTTGGGTCTGGGCACGTTTTCGGCCGGTGCCGTCGAAGCGAACGAGTCCGATGCGTACTGGTTTACCGCCACGGACTTCACGCAGCCTTCGACGCTGTCGCACGCGACCTTGGGCAAGCGCCGCAGGCAGCTCAAGCAGACTCCTGCGTTCTTTGACGCTTCCGGCTTGGAGGTCTCGCAACATTTCGCCACCTCGGCGGATGGCACGCAGGTGCCCTATTTCCAGGTCTCGAAGCGAGACCTCAGGCTCGATGGCAATAACCCGACGCTGCTCTACGGTTACGGTGGTTTCGAAATCAGCCTCAAGCCTCGCTATCGAGCGGTTGCGGGAGCGGCTTGGCTGGAACATGGCGGGGTGTACGTGCAGGCAAACATCCGTGGCGGCGGCGAATACGGTCCGAGCTGGCACCAGGCGGCACTCAAGAGCAAGCGCCAGCGTGCCTACGACGATTTCGCGGCAGTCGCACAGGACTTGATACGACGCAAAGTGACTCGTCCCGAGCGTCTGGGTATTCAAGGCGGATCCAACGGCGGCCTGCTGATGGGTGTGATGTTGACCCAGCGCCCGGAGCTCTTTGGCGCCATCGTGTGCCGAGTGCCGCTGCTCGACATGCGTCGCTACTCCGTCCTGCTTGCCGGCGCATCTTGGGTCGGCGAGTAC
Above is a genomic segment from Pseudomonadota bacterium containing:
- a CDS encoding prolyl oligopeptidase family serine peptidase; translated protein: MRTHNERSQAELEAEPGFEPLRKRVLAILDSSDKIPWVRKRGRHYYNFWRDADHPKGLWRRVSSLRAYRKGKPRWQTVLDVDALADKEGESWVWKGAVCLYPKRTRCLVRLSRGGADATVVREFDTIRRAFVKNGFYLPEAKSHVAWRDRNTLYVGTDFGPGSMTDSGYPRQVKLWKRGTPLSAAKPIFEGKRSDVTVGAYRSWDHGHVRDFVYRNVTFYSSQHFLLEQDGLVRIEVPDSAMIDTWDDQLLVTLRDDWKLEDRTWSKGSLLATNLSAFLDGRRGFTALFTPEPTKSLEDVTRLKTALIVNELEHVKSRLWIWTLKGKRWRRRPLEGLGLGTFSAGAVEANESDAYWFTATDFTQPSTLSHATLGKRRRQLKQTPAFFDASGLEVSQHFATSADGTQVPYFQVSKRDLRLDGNNPTLLYGYGGFEISLKPRYRAVAGAAWLEHGGVYVQANIRGGGEYGPSWHQAALKSKRQRAYDDFAAVAQDLIRRKVTRPERLGIQGGSNGGLLMGVMLTQRPELFGAIVCRVPLLDMRRYSVLLAGASWVGEYGDPSDPEQWAWISKYSPYQNLKMQTNYPPALFMTSTRDDRVHPGHARKMVARMDRMGYRPLYYENIEGGHGGAANNEQRAHMAALAYVFLAKRLGLELRTPEPGTRGPMSEPDIRLRNPQSAIAIGPRPPHRTSAPASGSNADHFSSEEIGVIGKSRK
- the malQ gene encoding 4-alpha-glucanotransferase yields the protein MDARQALEHLARLHEVETCYEDAWRNTRRAGEAALLAILRQLGAPMDSLADAPDALVVCRRQWLRQCLEPVTVCQVDRRPALTLRVSGPTTGGYRARIELEDGEALVSEGALSDLPGVKAHDVAGEQVVDKQLRLDRPLPCGYHRARIELADRPWETLILCPPRRSFQLEGRSWGLFAPVYALRGDRSLGAGDLSDLEAILDWLATLGGQVLGTLPLLATFLDEPFDPSPYAPVSRMFWNEFYLDLHKLLETAEARAARSAVKSEVFMRKVDALRAQPLVDYRRQMALKRSVLGELARAAFVENGVAKESLDAFIRAKPALRDYAEFRAATDLSRKPWQLWPEPQRSGRLASADYREADVQYHLYVQWRSFQQMQALGDRARSLGVGLYLDLPLGVHDAGYDTWRERDAFLQGCSLGAPPDVVFTAGQHWGITPLDPGGLRRQGYRYFIECIRHHMRCAGALRIDHVMGLHRAYCIPEGMPASEGVFVRYRPEELYAVLAIESMRHRTLVVGEDLGTVPAQVRHSMKQAGVHRMHVLQYELEGSQRDPLEQVPPAVVASINTHDMVPFASWWQGSDIEDRVSRHLIAPGQAMDVYEERAQARIVLMQRLGLAASTQERNQLFEVLAAILVRYASSPAQVLLVNLEDLWLEREPQNVPATAEERPNWRRKLQLTLPEIKQRHELIRLLERIDAARAVTDGAG